Proteins found in one Candidatus Binatia bacterium genomic segment:
- a CDS encoding glycosyltransferase family 4 protein, whose product MRIAQVSPLYESVPPKYYGGTERIVSCLTEELVRQEHEVTLFASGDSVTSANLVPACDEALRLNAECADPILYHILEIEQVARSAGEFDIIHFHLSYLHYSLARRLMTPNFTTLHGRLDLPDLVPLYREFSEVPVVSISDSQRAPLPWLNWQGTIHHGLPEDLYSLHTKPGRYLAFLGRFSPEKRIERAIAISKQTGISLKIAAKIDHADLEYYKSRVEPMIKDPLIEYVGEIGEADKQEFLGNAYAHLFPIDWPEPFGLVMIEAMACGTPTIAFRCGSVPEVIDDGVTGFIVDTVEDAVASLERIPGLSREECRRVFEKRFSAARMVEDYLEVYRTQAETRTFAA is encoded by the coding sequence TTGAGGATCGCGCAAGTTTCCCCTCTGTACGAGAGCGTGCCGCCGAAATACTATGGAGGGACGGAACGAATCGTATCGTGTCTGACCGAAGAGTTGGTGCGACAGGAGCATGAGGTGACGCTCTTCGCCAGCGGCGATTCGGTCACATCGGCCAACCTCGTTCCCGCCTGCGACGAGGCGTTGCGGTTAAACGCCGAGTGCGCCGACCCGATTCTCTACCACATCCTCGAGATCGAGCAGGTGGCCAGGTCAGCCGGCGAGTTCGATATCATTCACTTTCACCTGAGCTATCTGCATTATTCTCTCGCTAGACGGTTGATGACGCCGAATTTCACGACGCTCCACGGGCGGCTCGATCTTCCCGATCTCGTGCCCCTCTATCGGGAATTTTCCGAGGTGCCCGTAGTTTCCATCTCCGACAGCCAGCGAGCGCCGCTGCCGTGGTTGAATTGGCAGGGAACCATTCATCATGGACTGCCGGAAGACCTCTACTCGCTTCATACGAAACCTGGGAGGTATCTCGCTTTTCTCGGTAGATTTTCCCCGGAAAAAAGAATCGAGCGGGCGATCGCAATTTCCAAACAGACCGGAATTTCTCTCAAGATCGCCGCGAAGATAGACCACGCCGACTTGGAATATTACAAGAGCCGCGTCGAGCCGATGATCAAAGACCCGTTGATCGAATACGTGGGCGAGATCGGCGAGGCGGATAAGCAGGAATTTCTCGGCAACGCCTATGCCCATCTTTTCCCGATCGATTGGCCGGAGCCTTTCGGCCTGGTGATGATCGAGGCGATGGCTTGCGGCACGCCGACGATCGCGTTTCGCTGCGGCTCCGTCCCCGAAGTCATCGACGACGGCGTTACGGGCTTTATCGTCGATACGGTCGAAGACGCGGTCGCGAGCCTCGAGCGGATTCCCGGCCTGAGCCGGGAAGAATGCCGCCGGGTTTTCGAGAAGCGCTTCAGCGCCGCGCGCATGGTCGAAGATTATCTCGAGGTCTACCGTACACAGGCTGAAACTCGAACCTTCGCCGCATAG